In one Bordetella pertussis 18323 genomic region, the following are encoded:
- a CDS encoding cell division protein FtsX has product MKAWLRQHRYALAITLRRLAAQPFSSLANLLVMALALALPLLGSAILVSVQPLARQVSVTPELTVFMQTQAPATAAGAVAERIGRDYASQIAAVRVVPRDQALAALRDNPAWEQALAVLPGNPLPDAVVVTLADGENLAGRAGALAQDWGKWDGVDQVQLDSAWVQRLEALLRFARIGLAFLAACVAVVVLATVFNTVRMQAMTQREEIAVARLVGATESFVRRPFLYQGALTGAVSALIAIGAAAMALTPLNDALLGLARSYGAEFALHLPGLPVLAVAVIAAGVLGALSARWSVTRSTRF; this is encoded by the coding sequence ATGAAGGCCTGGTTGCGACAACACCGCTACGCGCTGGCGATCACCCTGCGCCGGCTGGCGGCCCAGCCGTTCTCGTCGCTGGCCAACCTGCTGGTCATGGCGCTGGCGCTGGCCCTGCCGCTGCTGGGCAGCGCCATCCTGGTTTCGGTCCAGCCCCTGGCGCGCCAGGTATCGGTCACCCCCGAGCTGACCGTGTTCATGCAGACCCAGGCCCCCGCCACGGCGGCCGGCGCGGTGGCCGAGCGCATCGGCCGCGACTACGCCAGCCAGATCGCCGCGGTGCGGGTGGTGCCGCGCGACCAGGCGCTGGCGGCGCTGCGCGACAACCCCGCCTGGGAGCAGGCCCTGGCCGTGCTGCCCGGCAATCCGCTGCCCGACGCGGTGGTGGTGACGCTGGCCGACGGCGAGAACCTGGCCGGGCGCGCCGGCGCGCTGGCGCAGGACTGGGGCAAATGGGACGGCGTGGACCAGGTGCAACTGGACAGCGCCTGGGTGCAGCGGCTGGAAGCGCTGCTGCGCTTTGCCCGCATCGGGCTGGCGTTCCTGGCGGCCTGCGTGGCGGTGGTAGTGCTGGCCACCGTGTTCAATACCGTGCGCATGCAGGCCATGACCCAGCGCGAGGAAATCGCCGTGGCGCGCCTGGTGGGAGCGACCGAGTCCTTCGTGCGCCGCCCGTTCCTGTACCAGGGCGCCCTGACCGGCGCCGTATCGGCCCTGATCGCCATCGGCGCGGCGGCCATGGCGCTGACCCCGCTCAACGATGCGCTGCTGGGGCTGGCGCGCAGCTATGGGGCCGAATTCGCCCTGCACCTGCCCGGCCTGCCGGTGCTGGCCGTGGCCGTCATCGCCGCCGGCGTGCTGGGCGCGCTGTCGGCGCGCTGGTCAGTGACCCGCAGTACGCGCTTTTAA
- a CDS encoding helix-turn-helix transcriptional regulator, whose protein sequence is MNSATHLAAHEGSARRRQALGEFVRTARARITPQMAGLPAGSRRRTPGLRREEVAQLSDISVTWYTWIEQGREVTVSPAVWARIANVLHLARAERAYLFELAECADPQQPRDEGGDAPVSLQACVDAIDAPAYALDRAWNLLASNAAMRELFDDWPLRDAQPNLLRYIFLDPAARELVVDWDQRARRVVAEFRADAGAHLDEADVVALLDELNRASPVFAHWWTRHAVVEREGGLREFQHPRSGRQNLQQITFRLATHPELKLVMLLPS, encoded by the coding sequence ATGAACAGTGCTACCCATTTGGCCGCCCATGAAGGCTCGGCCCGGCGCCGGCAGGCGCTGGGCGAATTCGTGCGCACGGCGCGCGCCCGCATCACGCCGCAGATGGCCGGGCTGCCGGCCGGCTCGCGGCGCCGCACGCCGGGCCTGCGGCGCGAAGAAGTGGCGCAGCTCTCCGACATCAGCGTCACCTGGTACACCTGGATCGAGCAGGGCCGCGAAGTCACCGTATCGCCCGCGGTATGGGCGCGTATCGCCAATGTCCTGCACCTGGCGCGCGCCGAGCGCGCCTATCTGTTCGAGCTGGCCGAATGCGCCGACCCGCAGCAGCCGCGCGACGAGGGCGGCGATGCGCCCGTGTCGCTGCAGGCCTGTGTCGATGCCATCGACGCGCCAGCCTACGCACTGGACCGCGCCTGGAACCTGCTGGCCAGCAACGCCGCCATGCGCGAGCTGTTCGACGACTGGCCGCTGCGCGACGCGCAGCCCAACCTGTTGCGCTACATCTTCCTGGACCCGGCCGCGCGCGAGCTGGTGGTCGATTGGGACCAGCGCGCCCGCCGCGTGGTGGCCGAATTTCGCGCCGACGCGGGGGCCCACCTCGACGAGGCCGACGTGGTCGCGCTGCTCGACGAACTCAACCGCGCCAGCCCGGTCTTCGCGCATTGGTGGACGCGCCACGCCGTGGTCGAGCGCGAGGGCGGCCTGCGCGAGTTCCAGCACCCGCGCAGCGGGCGGCAGAACCTGCAGCAGATCACCTTCAGGCTGGCCACGCACCCGGAACTCAAGCTGGTGATGCTGTTGCCCTCGTAG
- a CDS encoding cell division ATP-binding protein FtsE, whose amino-acid sequence MIEFQHVFKSYGRGRNILADINFRISAGEFVFVSGPSGAGKSTLLKLIGGLEPPSRGSIQVNNQRLDRLPSRARPYLRRAVGVILQDTHLLYDRSAFQNVMLPLAVTGQAPDSAAARARAALDKVGLAGKEDLNPIELSGGEQQRLAIARAIVNRPAILIADEPTANLDHDNAQRIMNVFRDFNRVGVTTLIASHDQDLMARYATRTLSIEHGRFHDTHGGQA is encoded by the coding sequence ATGATTGAATTCCAGCACGTCTTCAAATCTTACGGGCGCGGCCGAAATATCCTGGCCGACATCAACTTTCGCATCAGCGCTGGAGAGTTCGTCTTCGTGTCCGGGCCGTCGGGCGCCGGCAAGTCGACATTGCTCAAGCTGATCGGCGGCCTGGAGCCGCCAAGCCGTGGATCCATCCAGGTCAACAACCAGCGGCTGGACAGACTGCCCAGCCGGGCCCGGCCGTATCTGCGGCGCGCCGTGGGGGTGATCCTGCAGGACACGCACCTGCTGTACGACCGCAGCGCCTTCCAGAACGTCATGCTGCCCCTGGCGGTGACCGGCCAGGCCCCGGACTCGGCCGCCGCGCGCGCCCGCGCCGCCCTGGACAAGGTCGGCCTGGCCGGCAAGGAAGACCTCAACCCCATCGAACTGTCGGGCGGCGAACAGCAGCGCCTGGCGATCGCCCGCGCCATCGTCAACCGGCCGGCCATCCTGATCGCCGACGAGCCGACCGCCAACCTCGACCATGACAACGCGCAGCGCATCATGAATGTGTTCCGCGACTTCAACCGCGTCGGCGTGACCACGCTGATCGCCTCGCACGACCAGGACCTGATGGCCCGCTACGCCACGCGCACGCTCAGCATCGAGCACGGGCGCTTCCACGACACGCACGGAGGCCAAGCATGA
- the mutY gene encoding A/G-specific adenine glycosylase — MAPMDFASRITAWQARHGRHDLPWQNTRDPYRIWLSEIMLQQTQVATVIPYYQRFLERFPDVAALAAARQEDVMPYWAGLGYYARARNLHRCAQEIMQRCVGRFPPRAEEIATLPGIGRSTAAAIAAFAYGERSPIMDGNVKRVFTRHFGIEGDPARRAVEQQLWALAAAQVQAAPDLDMPGYTQGLMDLGATLCTRGKPACERCPVAQSCIARRDGRQAELPTPKARKAIPERSTAMLVLHGPDGILLHLRPAPGIWGGLWSLPECDPAHDPGAAARELGLQAEAPVELAAFAHTFTHYRLHVRPWYLAVRGAALRQAATPERWVSPAELPATALPAPVRKLLDGLLAALPAPPRQA; from the coding sequence ATGGCGCCCATGGACTTCGCCTCCCGCATCACGGCCTGGCAGGCCCGCCACGGCCGCCACGATCTGCCCTGGCAGAACACCCGCGACCCCTATCGCATCTGGCTCTCGGAAATCATGCTGCAGCAGACGCAGGTGGCGACGGTCATTCCGTATTACCAGCGCTTCCTGGAACGTTTTCCCGATGTGGCCGCCCTGGCGGCGGCGCGCCAGGAAGATGTCATGCCCTACTGGGCCGGCCTGGGCTACTACGCGCGCGCCCGCAACCTGCACCGCTGCGCGCAGGAAATCATGCAGCGCTGCGTCGGCCGCTTTCCCCCGCGCGCCGAAGAGATCGCCACCCTGCCCGGCATCGGCCGCTCCACGGCCGCGGCCATCGCCGCCTTCGCCTACGGCGAGCGCAGCCCCATCATGGACGGCAACGTCAAGCGGGTGTTCACGCGCCACTTCGGCATCGAGGGCGACCCTGCCCGCCGCGCGGTGGAACAGCAGCTATGGGCGCTGGCCGCGGCCCAGGTGCAGGCCGCGCCGGATCTCGACATGCCCGGCTATACACAGGGATTGATGGACCTGGGCGCCACGCTGTGCACGCGCGGCAAGCCGGCCTGCGAACGCTGTCCGGTGGCGCAGTCCTGTATCGCGCGCCGCGACGGACGCCAGGCCGAACTGCCCACGCCCAAGGCGCGCAAGGCCATCCCCGAACGCAGCACGGCCATGCTGGTGCTGCACGGCCCCGACGGCATCCTGCTGCATCTGCGCCCCGCGCCGGGCATCTGGGGCGGCCTGTGGAGCCTGCCCGAATGCGACCCCGCCCACGACCCGGGCGCGGCGGCCCGCGAGCTGGGCCTGCAGGCCGAGGCGCCGGTCGAACTGGCCGCCTTCGCCCACACGTTCACCCACTACCGGCTGCATGTGCGGCCCTGGTATCTCGCGGTGCGCGGCGCGGCGCTGCGCCAGGCGGCCACGCCGGAACGCTGGGTCAGCCCCGCCGAACTGCCCGCCACCGCGCTGCCCGCCCCGGTGCGCAAGCTGCTCGACGGCCTGCTGGCCGCCCTGCCCGCGCCGCCGCGCCAGGCATAG
- a CDS encoding indolepyruvate ferredoxin oxidoreductase family protein, whose translation MNAPLTPAQRAALESVHLDDKYTLTAGRAWMSGIHALVRLPMMQRVRDERAGLNTAGFVSGYRGSPLGGVDQNMWKAAKYLKQHHIEFQPGINEDLAATAVWGSQQVNLFPGAKYDGVFGMWYGKGPGVDRCGDVFKHANVAGTSRHGGVLVVAGDDHPAKSSTLPHQSDHILKVCMIPALFPASVQEVLDYGLHGWAMSRYAGVWVGMKCITDIVEVSASVEVDPERTRIVLPEDFQLPPDGLNIRLPDTPLQQEARLLDYKLYAALAYARANRLNREMWQVPNAQARFGIMTSGKAYLDTRQALADLGLSEEICKRIGLRLFKVGMVWPLEATGMQRFAEDLDEILVVEEKRQVLEYQLKEELFSWIGTGKKIPRVVGKFDDKDGGEWSVPQGNWLLPAHYEFSPAMVAKAIGARLLRFELPEDVRAGIQARLDFIAEREQALARPRLVVDRKPWFCSGCPHNTSTRVPEGSRGMAGIGCHYMVTWMGRNTQVFTQMGGEGVPWVGQAPFTEEKHVFANLGDCTYYHSGLLAIRAAVAAKVPITYKILFNDAVAMTGGQPVDGPISVPMITRQMAAEGIEKIVVVTDEPEKYRHVTDLAPGVPVKHRDELDAVMKELRAYPDVSVLVYDQTCATEKRRRRKRNAYPDPALRVVINERVCEGCGDCSEKSHCLSVEPLETEFGRKRTINQSSCNKDYSCLKGFCPSFVTVEGGRLRKPRALAQQDAIDQGLPAPRADALAGHYGVFIAGVGGTGVVTIGQLLGMAAHLEGKGCSVLDMAGLAQKGGAVYSHVVLAPTPGELLNTRVAMGEADLVLAGDLVVGTSPEAIARMRPGRTHTLLNSDVAPTAAFVHDPDWTLPGSNLQADLAKACGADNVATIDAAELAVGLLGDAIYANPLMMGYAYQKGWLPLGEAAMQRAIELNGQQVENNLAAFAWGRRAAHDLAQVQALIGKGQPAAGDEGIVEVKRGQGAVVDFKRPAGELGALARIRRAFLAQYQNEAYARRYQDLVDQVAAAEQAATGTTRLAEAVARYYFKLMAYKDEYEVARLYSDGEFLKRIDAQFEGDWKLNFHLAPPLFSKRDSEGHLVKRRYGPATLRLFGALARLRFLRGTAFDVFGYTAERRAERALIEQYREQLGAILPKLNRGNLEHAVALASLPEEIRGYGHIKEAAMARADVRRAELMREFSASVVPIGGGVRAA comes from the coding sequence ATGAATGCCCCTCTGACGCCCGCGCAGCGCGCGGCGCTTGAGTCCGTACATCTGGACGACAAATACACCCTGACTGCCGGCCGCGCCTGGATGAGCGGCATCCATGCGCTGGTGCGCCTGCCCATGATGCAGCGCGTGCGCGACGAGCGCGCCGGGCTGAACACGGCCGGCTTCGTGTCCGGCTACCGGGGGTCACCGCTGGGCGGGGTCGACCAGAACATGTGGAAGGCCGCCAAGTACCTGAAGCAGCATCACATCGAATTCCAGCCCGGCATCAACGAGGACCTGGCCGCCACCGCCGTGTGGGGCTCGCAGCAGGTCAACCTGTTCCCGGGCGCCAAGTACGACGGCGTGTTCGGCATGTGGTACGGCAAGGGGCCGGGCGTGGACCGCTGCGGCGACGTCTTCAAGCACGCCAATGTGGCCGGCACCTCGCGCCACGGCGGCGTGCTGGTGGTGGCCGGCGACGACCATCCGGCCAAGTCGTCGACGCTGCCGCACCAGAGCGACCACATTCTCAAGGTCTGCATGATCCCGGCGCTGTTTCCCGCCAGCGTGCAGGAAGTGCTGGACTACGGCCTGCATGGCTGGGCCATGAGCCGCTATGCCGGGGTGTGGGTCGGCATGAAATGCATCACCGACATCGTCGAGGTGTCCGCCTCGGTGGAGGTCGACCCCGAGCGCACGCGCATCGTGCTGCCCGAGGATTTCCAGCTGCCGCCCGACGGGCTGAACATCCGCCTGCCGGATACGCCGCTGCAGCAGGAGGCGCGGCTGCTGGACTACAAGCTGTACGCCGCGCTGGCCTACGCCCGCGCCAACCGGCTGAACCGCGAAATGTGGCAGGTGCCCAACGCGCAGGCGCGTTTCGGCATCATGACCTCGGGCAAGGCCTACCTGGACACGCGCCAGGCGCTGGCCGACCTGGGCCTGAGCGAGGAAATCTGCAAGCGCATCGGGCTACGGCTGTTCAAGGTGGGCATGGTGTGGCCGCTGGAGGCCACCGGCATGCAGCGGTTCGCCGAGGATCTCGACGAGATCCTGGTGGTCGAGGAAAAGCGCCAGGTGCTCGAATACCAGCTCAAGGAAGAGCTGTTCAGCTGGATCGGCACCGGCAAGAAGATCCCGCGCGTGGTCGGCAAGTTCGACGACAAGGACGGCGGCGAGTGGTCGGTGCCGCAGGGCAACTGGCTGCTGCCGGCGCACTACGAGTTCTCGCCCGCCATGGTGGCCAAGGCCATCGGCGCGCGCCTGCTGCGCTTCGAGCTGCCCGAGGACGTGCGCGCCGGCATCCAGGCGCGCCTGGATTTCATCGCCGAGCGCGAGCAGGCGCTGGCCCGGCCGCGCCTGGTGGTGGACCGCAAGCCGTGGTTCTGTTCGGGCTGTCCGCACAATACCTCGACCCGCGTGCCCGAGGGCTCGCGCGGCATGGCCGGCATCGGCTGCCACTACATGGTGACCTGGATGGGCCGCAACACCCAGGTGTTCACCCAGATGGGCGGCGAGGGCGTTCCGTGGGTGGGCCAGGCGCCGTTCACCGAGGAAAAGCATGTATTCGCCAACCTGGGCGACTGCACCTATTACCACTCGGGCCTGCTGGCGATCCGCGCCGCCGTGGCGGCCAAGGTGCCCATCACCTACAAGATCCTGTTCAACGACGCCGTCGCCATGACCGGCGGCCAGCCGGTCGACGGTCCGATCAGCGTGCCCATGATCACGCGCCAGATGGCCGCCGAAGGGATCGAGAAGATCGTCGTCGTCACCGACGAGCCGGAGAAATACCGCCACGTCACCGACCTGGCGCCGGGCGTGCCGGTCAAGCACCGCGACGAGCTGGACGCGGTCATGAAGGAGCTGCGCGCCTATCCCGACGTGTCGGTGCTGGTCTACGACCAGACCTGCGCCACCGAGAAGCGCCGCCGCCGCAAGCGCAACGCCTATCCGGACCCGGCCTTGCGCGTGGTGATCAACGAACGCGTCTGCGAAGGCTGCGGCGATTGTTCCGAGAAGTCGCATTGCCTGTCGGTCGAACCGCTGGAAACCGAGTTCGGACGCAAGCGCACCATCAACCAGTCCAGCTGCAACAAGGATTATTCCTGCCTGAAGGGCTTCTGCCCCAGCTTCGTCACGGTCGAGGGCGGACGCCTGCGCAAGCCGCGCGCGCTGGCGCAGCAGGACGCCATCGACCAGGGCCTGCCGGCGCCGCGCGCCGACGCGCTGGCCGGCCACTACGGCGTGTTCATCGCCGGCGTGGGCGGCACCGGCGTGGTCACCATCGGCCAGTTGCTGGGCATGGCCGCGCACCTGGAAGGCAAGGGCTGTTCGGTGCTGGACATGGCGGGCCTGGCCCAGAAAGGGGGCGCCGTGTACTCGCACGTCGTGCTGGCCCCCACGCCGGGCGAACTGCTCAATACGCGAGTGGCCATGGGCGAGGCCGACCTGGTGCTGGCCGGCGACCTGGTCGTGGGCACCAGCCCCGAGGCCATCGCCCGCATGCGCCCGGGCCGCACGCATACGCTGCTCAACAGCGACGTCGCGCCCACGGCCGCCTTCGTCCACGATCCCGACTGGACCCTGCCCGGCTCCAACCTGCAGGCCGACCTGGCCAAGGCGTGCGGGGCGGACAACGTGGCCACCATCGACGCGGCCGAGCTGGCGGTCGGCCTGCTGGGCGACGCGATCTACGCCAATCCGCTGATGATGGGCTATGCCTACCAGAAGGGCTGGCTGCCGCTGGGCGAGGCCGCGATGCAGCGCGCCATCGAACTCAACGGCCAGCAGGTCGAGAACAACCTGGCCGCGTTCGCCTGGGGGCGGCGCGCCGCCCACGACCTGGCGCAGGTGCAGGCGCTGATCGGCAAGGGCCAGCCGGCGGCGGGCGACGAAGGCATCGTCGAAGTCAAGCGCGGGCAGGGCGCCGTGGTGGACTTCAAGCGTCCGGCCGGCGAGCTGGGCGCGCTGGCGCGGATCCGCCGCGCGTTCCTGGCGCAGTATCAGAACGAAGCCTATGCGCGGCGCTACCAGGATCTGGTCGACCAGGTGGCCGCGGCCGAGCAGGCCGCCACCGGCACCACGCGGCTGGCCGAGGCGGTGGCGCGCTATTACTTCAAGCTGATGGCCTACAAGGACGAGTACGAAGTGGCGCGCCTGTACTCGGACGGCGAGTTCCTCAAGCGTATCGACGCGCAGTTCGAAGGCGACTGGAAACTGAACTTCCACCTCGCGCCGCCGTTGTTTTCCAAGCGCGACAGCGAAGGGCACCTGGTCAAGCGCCGCTATGGGCCGGCCACGCTGCGCCTGTTCGGCGCGCTGGCGCGCCTGCGCTTTCTGCGCGGCACGGCCTTCGATGTGTTCGGGTACACGGCCGAGCGGCGCGCCGAGCGCGCGCTGATCGAGCAATACCGCGAGCAGCTGGGCGCGATCCTGCCCAAGCTGAACCGCGGCAACCTGGAGCACGCCGTCGCGCTGGCCAGCCTGCCCGAGGAGATCCGCGGCTATGGCCACATCAAGGAGGCCGCCATGGCGCGCGCCGATGTCCGCCGCGCCGAACTGATGCGCGAATTCAGCGCCTCGGTGGTGCCGATCGGCGGCGGGGTGCGCGCCGCCTGA
- the cheD gene encoding chemoreceptor glutamine deamidase CheD has translation MPARLDARATRRYFDNAFNSPAVKILPNEYYVTNGEDVMLSTVLGSCVAACIHDPVIGVGGMNHFMLPEGDIHSPASATMRYGAFAMEVLINELLKAGAVRERLEAKVFGGGAVLSAMQLMNIGERNGQFVLNYLKTEGIPVRAQDLGDVHARRINYFPRDGRVMVRKMAPHHQKAEALIAQREAAAAQTVQAETRAAPRVERFARPGGMRVERFDTPSRRDPVGA, from the coding sequence ATGCCTGCCCGACTTGATGCCCGCGCCACGCGCCGCTATTTCGATAACGCCTTCAACAGTCCGGCCGTCAAGATCCTGCCGAACGAGTATTACGTCACGAACGGCGAGGACGTCATGCTGTCGACCGTGCTGGGTTCCTGCGTGGCGGCCTGCATCCACGACCCGGTGATCGGGGTAGGCGGCATGAACCACTTCATGCTGCCCGAAGGCGACATCCATTCGCCGGCCTCGGCCACCATGCGCTATGGCGCCTTCGCCATGGAAGTGCTGATCAACGAACTGCTCAAGGCCGGCGCGGTCCGCGAGCGCCTCGAAGCCAAGGTGTTCGGCGGCGGCGCGGTGCTCAGCGCCATGCAGCTGATGAATATCGGCGAGCGCAACGGCCAGTTCGTGCTGAATTACCTCAAGACCGAAGGCATCCCGGTGCGCGCCCAGGACCTGGGCGACGTCCACGCCCGGCGCATCAATTACTTCCCGCGCGACGGCCGCGTCATGGTGCGCAAGATGGCGCCGCACCACCAGAAGGCCGAGGCGCTGATCGCACAGCGCGAAGCCGCGGCCGCCCAGACGGTCCAGGCCGAAACCCGCGCCGCCCCGCGCGTGGAGCGCTTCGCGCGCCCCGGCGGCATGCGCGTCGAGCGCTTCGACACGCCCAGTCGCCGCGATCCGGTGGGCGCGTAG
- a CDS encoding IS481-like element IS481 family transposase has protein sequence MNTHKHARLTFLRRLEMVQQLIAHQVCVPEAARAYGVTAPTVRKWLGRFLAQGQAGLADASSRPTVSPRAIAPAKALAIVELRRKRLTQARIAQALGVSASTVSRVLARAGLSHLADLEPAEPVVRYEHQAPGDLLHIDIKKLGRIQRPGHRVTGNRRDTVEGAGWDFVFVAIDDHARVAFTDIHPDERFPSAVQFLKDAVAYYQRLGVTIQRLLTDNGSAFRSRAFAALCHELGIKHRFTRPYRPQTNGKAERFIQSALREWAYAHTYQNSQHRADAMKSWLHHYNWHRPHQGIGRAVPISRLNLDKYNLLTVHS, from the coding sequence ATGAACACCCATAAGCATGCCCGATTGACCTTCCTACGTCGACTCGAAATGGTCCAGCAATTGATCGCCCATCAAGTTTGTGTGCCTGAAGCGGCCCGCGCCTATGGGGTCACCGCGCCGACTGTGCGCAAATGGCTGGGCCGCTTCCTGGCTCAGGGCCAGGCGGGCTTGGCCGATGCGTCCTCGCGCCCGACGGTCTCGCCCCGAGCGATTGCGCCGGCCAAGGCGCTGGCTATCGTGGAGCTGCGCCGCAAGCGGCTGACCCAAGCGCGCATCGCCCAGGCGCTGGGCGTGTCAGCCAGCACCGTCAGCCGCGTCCTGGCCCGCGCCGGTCTGTCGCACCTGGCCGACCTGGAGCCGGCCGAGCCGGTGGTGCGCTACGAGCATCAGGCCCCCGGCGATCTGCTGCACATCGACATCAAGAAGCTGGGACGTATCCAGCGCCCTGGTCACCGGGTCACGGGCAACCGACGCGATACCGTTGAGGGGGCCGGCTGGGACTTCGTCTTCGTGGCCATCGATGACCACGCCCGCGTGGCCTTCACCGACATCCACCCCGACGAGCGCTTCCCCAGCGCCGTCCAGTTCCTCAAGGACGCAGTGGCCTACTACCAGCGCCTGGGCGTGACCATCCAGCGCTTGCTCACCGACAATGGCTCGGCCTTTCGCAGCCGCGCCTTCGCCGCGCTGTGCCATGAGCTGGGCATCAAGCACCGCTTTACCCGACCTTACCGCCCACAGACCAATGGCAAGGCCGAACGCTTCATCCAGTCGGCCTTGCGTGAGTGGGCTTACGCTCACACCTACCAGAACTCCCAACACCGAGCCGATGCCATGAAATCCTGGCTACACCACTACAACTGGCATCGACCCCACCAAGGCATCGGGCGCGCTGTACCCATCTCCAGACTCAACCTGGACAAATACAACCTATTGACAGTTCACAGCTAG
- a CDS encoding response regulator transcription factor has translation MRNTAPHCLKCVQARAFPFERLKAGREPADWQGFVMKQLSTLIMTPDDADRDRIIAAMLLAGISAKGCSTPLELFGLLSEDTYDAVVMDLSELGELGYALVARLRGSPELGIIVIGGNLTLDARLRCLQSGADACVPLPADERELACVLLALARRLPAWQEDEEAVAQRGTDDEGWELRDQDWTLVAPGGEELSLSANERQIVRLLLGAAGRAELASELAVDGPAVRSTGERSIDVIVSRLRRKAELAGLVLPIRTVYGSGYLFANS, from the coding sequence TTGCGCAACACCGCGCCACACTGTCTCAAATGCGTACAGGCGCGCGCTTTCCCTTTTGAGCGCCTGAAAGCCGGCCGCGAACCCGCGGACTGGCAGGGATTCGTTATGAAGCAATTGAGCACGTTGATCATGACGCCCGACGACGCCGATCGCGACCGCATCATTGCAGCAATGCTGCTGGCCGGGATCTCGGCCAAGGGCTGTTCCACGCCCCTGGAGCTGTTCGGGCTGTTGAGTGAGGATACCTACGACGCGGTCGTGATGGACCTTTCCGAGCTGGGCGAGCTGGGCTACGCCCTGGTGGCGCGCCTGCGTGGCTCGCCGGAGCTGGGCATCATCGTCATTGGCGGCAACCTGACCCTGGACGCCCGCCTGCGCTGCCTGCAAAGCGGCGCGGACGCCTGCGTGCCCCTGCCGGCCGACGAGCGCGAGCTGGCATGCGTGCTGCTTGCCCTGGCGCGGCGCCTGCCCGCCTGGCAGGAAGACGAAGAGGCCGTCGCGCAACGCGGTACCGACGACGAGGGCTGGGAGCTGCGCGACCAGGACTGGACGCTCGTGGCCCCCGGCGGGGAAGAGCTGTCGCTGTCGGCCAACGAGCGGCAGATCGTCCGCCTGCTGCTGGGCGCGGCCGGCCGCGCCGAACTGGCCAGCGAGCTGGCTGTCGACGGCCCGGCGGTGCGTTCCACCGGCGAGCGCAGCATCGACGTCATCGTCAGCCGGCTGCGCCGCAAGGCCGAGCTGGCGGGCCTGGTGCTTCCCATCCGAACGGTCTACGGCAGCGGCTACCTGTTCGCCAACTCCTAG
- a CDS encoding class I SAM-dependent methyltransferase has translation MSATPTHDAAVERQFSPRASAYLTSAVHAQGEDLLQMAAIAREHPGARLLDLGTGGGHVSFHVAPHVAEVVAYDLSQSMLDVVAGEAARRGLANLRTCRGKAEALPFGDGEFDLVMSRYSTHHWEDPGQALREACRVLKPGGIAVFADVVSPGEALLDTWLQTIEVLRDTSHVRDYSAAEWLRMAAEAGLVTQGMTARRLPLEFTSWVERMRTPPELVTALRAMTDIAPAPVRRHFAIQPDGSFTSDTLTLVAVRPA, from the coding sequence ATGTCAGCCACACCCACCCACGACGCCGCCGTCGAACGCCAATTCAGCCCCCGCGCCAGCGCCTACCTGACCAGCGCCGTCCATGCCCAGGGCGAAGACCTGCTGCAGATGGCCGCCATCGCCCGCGAACACCCCGGCGCGCGGCTGCTGGACCTGGGCACCGGCGGCGGGCACGTCAGCTTCCATGTGGCGCCCCATGTGGCCGAAGTCGTGGCCTATGACCTGTCGCAGTCCATGCTGGACGTGGTGGCCGGCGAAGCCGCGCGCCGCGGCCTGGCCAACCTGCGCACCTGTCGCGGCAAGGCCGAGGCGCTGCCGTTCGGCGATGGCGAGTTCGACCTGGTAATGAGCCGCTATTCCACCCATCACTGGGAAGATCCGGGCCAGGCCCTGCGCGAGGCCTGCCGCGTGCTCAAGCCCGGCGGCATCGCGGTATTCGCCGATGTCGTCAGCCCGGGCGAAGCCCTGCTGGACACCTGGCTGCAGACCATCGAAGTCCTGCGCGACACGTCGCACGTGCGCGATTATTCGGCCGCCGAATGGCTGCGCATGGCGGCCGAGGCCGGGTTGGTCACGCAGGGCATGACCGCGCGCCGGCTGCCGCTGGAATTCACCTCGTGGGTCGAGCGCATGCGCACGCCGCCCGAGCTGGTGACGGCGCTGCGCGCCATGACGGACATCGCGCCCGCGCCGGTGCGCCGGCACTTCGCCATCCAGCCCGACGGTTCGTTCACCAGCGACACGTTGACGCTGGTGGCGGTGCGTCCGGCCTAG